The proteins below come from a single Torulaspora delbrueckii CBS 1146 chromosome 5, complete genome genomic window:
- the SLC1 gene encoding 1-acylglycerol-3-phosphate O-acyltransferase SLC1 (similar to Saccharomyces cerevisiae SLC1 (YDL052C); ancestral locus Anc_4.226): MCVLRSLIYYTRSFLAAVIICGGSVFGVIASVVLTLVGKQYLAQWATARCFYYSMALFFGIDVRVENEQYLNNLPCIIISNHQSALDIFMLGRLFPRGCTVTAKKSLKYVPFLGWFMALSGTLFLERSNRTKSVETLNGGLRKIKEKKRAIWIFPEGTRSYTTDLDMLPFKKGAFHLAQQGKLPIVPIVVSNTSTLMNPKLSIYNRGYIVARVLKPISTENLKKEDVGKFCEQVRDNMLSELQTLGYSPAINDTTLPPQAIEYERKKIEEPRNDDSSEAVSCENTEERIESVKEFK; this comes from the coding sequence ATGTGTGTTCTTAGGAGTCTGATCTATTATACCAGGTCTTTCTTAGCCGCAGTCATTATTTGCGGTGGCAGTGTATTTGGAGTTATTGCGTCAGTGGTATTAACATTAGTCGGAAAACAGTATTTAGCGCAATGGGCCACCGCTCGTTGTTTTTACTACTCGATGGCATTGTTCTTTGGTATAGATGTGCGAGTAGAGAATGAACAATACTTGAATAATTTGCCATGTATCATCATTTCAAACCATCAAAGTGCTTTGGATATTTTTATGTTGGGTAGACTTTTCCCTCGTGGTTGTACTGTTACAGCCAAAAAATCCTTGAAATATGTGCCTTTCCTAGGTTGGTTCATGGCATTAAGTGGCACTTTGTTTTTGGAGAGAAGTAACAGAACCAAGAGTGTCGAGACTTTGAACGGTGGGTTGAGGaagatcaaggaaaagaagagagccATTTGGATCTTCCCCGAAGGTACGCGTTCTTACACTACAGATTTGGATATGTTGCCTTTTAAAAAAGGTGCATTTCACTTGGCACAACAAGGTAAATTACCAATTGTTCCTATCGTCGTCTCCAACACGAGTACATTGATGAACCCTAAACTTTCGATCTACAACAGAGGTTATATTGTGGCAAGAGTACTTAAACCTATCTCTactgaaaatttgaaaaaggaAGATGTGGGTAAATTTTGCGAGCAAGTTAGAGACAATATGCTATCTGAATTACAAACACTCGGTTATTCACCAGCAATTAACGATACTACTCTACCACCTCAAGCAATTGAGTATGAGAGAaaaaagatcgaagaaCCACGCAATGATGATTCAAGTGAAGCTGTTTCGTGTGAGAACACTGAGGAGAGAATTGAGTCCGTCAAAGAATTTAAATAG
- the PSY3 gene encoding Psy3p (similar to Saccharomyces cerevisiae PSY3 (YLR376C); ancestral locus Anc_4.225) has translation MDVLTHCRIYPLSSFYHPAQWFIELAGLVTTDNELKPVGLLHLIEHSFKTSTFKRDLFLQCAGDRDDSSILVIDIVSEWKSLLKNYGVGVHVMSSTSILNIDGLISFLLQLNESPREALKRCQRRDSLSKQLSGIVIDNISYIVHDPGSYNLLLRTLKMLRNTFGCWIITISYGLEFYNGVENSTASLYRSGSITRVPISYTNEMDAMIIRDTDSSARLCS, from the exons ATGGATGTCCTGACCCACTGCCGGATCTACCCATTGAGCAGC TTTTATCACCCAGCGCAGTGGTTCATTGAGCTCGCGGGTTTGGTTACCACCGACAACGAATTGAAACCTGTAGGATTACTCCACTTGATCGAGCACTCTTTCAAGACttccactttcaaaagagaccTGTTTCTACAATGTGCTGGGGATCGCGACGACTCCAGCATACTAGTCATTGATATTGTATCGGAGTGGAAATCGCTGCTCAAGAACTACGGCGTCGGAGTCCATGTAATGAGTTCGACCTCAATCCTTAATATTGACGGACTAATCAGCTTCCTATTACAACTGAACGAATCACCTCGGGAAGCCCTAAAGAGATGTCAAAGGAGGGACTCACTATCGAAGCAACTCTCGGGCATCGTCATAGATAACATCTCTTACATTGTACACGATCCTGGCTCCTACAATTTATTACTAAGAACCCTCAAGATGCTGAGGAATACCTTTGGATGCTGGATAATCACCATAAGTTACGGCCTCGAATTTTACAACGGTGTAGAAAACTCCACCGCTTCGCTCTACAGGTCCGGTTCGATTACTAGAGTGCCCATCAGTTACACCAACGAGATGGACGCCATGATCATTAGAGATACGGACTCGTCAGCTAGACTGTGCTCGTAG
- the LHP1 gene encoding tRNA maturation protein LHP1 (similar to Saccharomyces cerevisiae LHP1 (YDL051W); ancestral locus Anc_4.224), with product MSSTTEPTTESQSRRGSYAAIEFTPDVKQQCLKQVEFYFSEFNLPYDKFLRMTVEKNDGWVPITTIATFNRMKKFRPVDKVVEALRESKILTVSEDGENIRRNEPLDFEGAKNARLEQNKRTLAVMNFPHENVEDMTALQEKLEEFFGKFFEINQVRLRRDHTKKFNGTAIVQFKNLGDAEEFLKTYSGEDAESLSYEGRKLEVFSKKQFDLQREATRSKNFSGSGQKARSFTGHRKNMPKSRRSNKKEENKSETKSENESKEESAPADN from the coding sequence ATGTCTTCCACCACCGAGCCTACTACTGAATCTCAATCCAGACGTGGATCTTATGCTGCAATTGAGTTCACGCCAGATGTGAAACAACAGTGTTTGAAGCAAGTTGAGTTTTACTTCTCAGAGTTTAATTTGCCATATGACAAGTTTCTACGGATGACTGTTGAGAAAAATGATGGTTGGGTTCCAATCACGACAATCGCCACCTTCAATagaatgaagaaatttaGACCCGTGGATAAAGTTGTTGAAGCACTACGTGaatcaaaaatcttgacGGTGAGCGAAGATGGTGAGAAtatcagaagaaatgaacCCTTGGATTTCGAAGGCGCTAAAAATGCCAGATTGGAACAAAACAAACGTACATTGGCTGTGATGAACTTCCCACACGAGAatgttgaagatatgaCCGCATTgcaagagaaattggaagaattctttggcaaatttTTTGAGATCAACCAAGTGCGTTTGAGAAGAGATCATACTAAGAAATTCAATGGTACCGCTATCGTTCAGTTCAAGAACTTGGGCGATgctgaagagtttttaaAAACTTACAGTGGTGAAGATGCCGAGAGTTTGTCGTATGAAGGCCGTAAATTGGAAGTATTCTCCAAGAAACAAtttgatttgcaaagagaAGCTACCAGGTCAAAGAACTTCAGTGGTTCCGGTCAAAAGGCCAGATCTTTTACCGGTCACAGGAAGAACATGCCAAAATCCCGTCGTtcgaacaagaaggaagagaacAAATCTGAGACCAAATCTGAGAACGAATCAAAGGAGGAATCCGCCCCTGCTGATAATTGA
- the KNH1 gene encoding Knh1p (similar to Saccharomyces cerevisiae KNH1 (YDL049C); ancestral locus Anc_4.223), with product MLLTTTLLLFPWFILLAIGDVKITYPPDDSFESFDLSSGFATLNVKWFVTEDWPNENDIEYYTFALVAGSNRGLGAMADLGTLQAEELSGNEAQFLVSNTIGTTGMYMFQVLAMSLTGYTIHYSQRFKLAGMTGTKIAPESTDKRPPDPEFKNFQDAVPIEIDSRSFTVPYHLQTGRVKFAPMQMQPPTKMTKTRWTRIHETSALTYYSKIKGNIQQLTTVTPGWSYVLPIGHNYATPAPMPRDNGGWHAPTKRLSLKPRKTTTR from the coding sequence ATGCTGCTTACTACTACCCTTTTGTTGTTTCCCTGGTTTATTTTACTGGCCATCGGTGATGTAAAGATTACTTATCCCCCTGATGACAGTTTTGAGTCATTTGACTTGAGTAGTGGCTTCGCCACTCTCAATGTCAAATGGTTCGTAACGGAGGATTGGCCCAATGAGAATGATATTGAATACTACACTTTTGCCCTTGTGGCCGGTTCCAATCGTGGTCTTGGCGCTATGGCTGATCTTGGTACTTTGCAAGCAGAGGAGCTGAGTGGGAATGAAGCACAATTTCTGGTCTCAAACACGATAGGAACTACTGGAATGTACATGTTCCAAGTGTTGGCGATGTCGCTTACCGGTTACACAATTCACTACTCTCAGCGGTTCAAACTTGCAGGCATGACGGGCACTAAGATCGCCCCAGAAAGTACGGACAAGAGACCACCGGATCCtgagttcaagaattttcaAGACGCTGTGCctattgaaattgattcGCGTAGTTTTACTGTCCCTTACCATTTACAAACGGGTAGAGTTAAATTTGCACCGATGCAAATGCAACCGCCGACGAAAATGACCAAGACTCGTTGGACAAGAATTCACGAGACAAGTGCACTCACTTATTACTCTAAGATTAAGGGGAACATCCAGCAGTTAACCACTGTGACACCAGGTTGGTCGTATGTACTTCCTATTGGGCACAATTACGCTACACCAGCACCAATGCCACGCGATAACGGTGGCTGGCATGCTCCGACCAAAAGACTTTCTTTAAAACCACGGAAGACGACTACTCGTTAG